GCGTCCTGCGGAACAGAAACTTCTCGCCGCGGCCCTCGCCGGCAAAACCGATGCGGAACTCAGCGCGGAGCTCGGATTGAGCATCGAAGCAATCAAAAAGCGATGGATGTCCGTTTTTGACAGAGTCGATGAATTCAAGCCCGAGATTCTCAATAACCCTCTAACAGAAAGCGACGGGCGTGGACCGCAAAAACGGCACCGCGTTGTGGCGTACATCCGGAGTCATCCCGAAGAGCTCAGACCGTACTCCTGGACCTGACTCGCCGTGCCCGGAACGGTTGCCACCTGGCTAAACTAATTCCCGGTTGTCAGTACGACACGGAACCTTGCTTTATTGCTCATCATGCGGTCATAGGCTTCGGCGGCCTTTTCCAGCGGAAATGTCTCGGTCATCGGGCGAACGCCGGTCGTCGCGCTGAAGCGCATCGCGTCTTCGGAGTCGATCGAACTTCCGGACGGCCATCCGCAGACACCCGAGCGGCGGCCAATCAGACTGACGGTAACGAGAGACATCGGCTTGAAATCCGCGCCGAGGACGATCAGGCGGCCATCGACTGAAAGACCGCCGAGTGTAGCCGCCATCGCCTCCGCGCTTGTCGCCGTTGCGAGAACGATTCTCGCGCCGCCGAGTTTCTGAAGAGCTTCGGAAACGTCACCCGCCTGGCTGTCGATATAGTGATGGGCGCCGAGCTGACGGGCCAGCGGCTCTTTGTCCGTGCCACGTGCGATCGCGATCGTGCGAAAGCCCATCTTCGCCGCGAACTGCACACCAAGATGTCCAAGGCCGCCGATCCCGAGGACCGCCACGGTATCTCCCGGCCTCGCGCCGCTATTGCGCAAAGAGTTGAACGTCGTGATGCCTGCGCACATCAGCGGACCTGCTTCGACCGGGCTCAGCTCGTCCGGAATGAGAGCCAGTCCTTCGAAAGGCACGAGGACGTAGTCCGCGTAGCCGCCATCCATCGTGATGCCGGAAATCAGCTGATTCGAACAGGTGACGAAGCTGCCGCGCCGGCACGATTCGCAATAACCGCAATAGCTGCCGAGCCAGCCGACGCCGACCCGCTGCCCAGGTTTCCAGCGCGGAACCTCGGCGCCGACGGCGTCGATGACTCCGGCAATTTCGTGCCCGGGAATCCGCGGATACTGGACGCCCGGCCAGTGGCCCTCTTTCGTCAACGCATCACTGTGGCACAAGCCGCACGCTTGAACTTTGACCCGGACCTGCCGCCGCTCCGGCTGCGGAATATCGCGCTCAACCATTTCAAACGGACCGCCGGCACGCGCCACCTGTACCGCACGCATTTTAGCCATCGTAAACCTCCCGTAAGATTCGGATATATGACTTTACAGCGCGCTGGGATACTGAACAATCAAACCCGTAAGTTTGATCGCGGTCATCCGTACAGACGGCTAAAGCGTGTCCCGCACAAAAACGTCCAACAAAGGCATGCAGCCTCCAGCGCAGCGGAAGCGCCGGGACTGATGCCCAACCCGTTAGTGCGCAGCCTGATCTCGGACCGCGCGCTCTTCCCGAAAACCGCGAGTTCTTCTGCCTGATAACAAACCTCGAATAAGCGATTCCCATTAAACACTTCCCATTTTCCCCATCTTGCGTATAACCGGCTTGGCAATTCTTTCCGGGTAATCGCTATGTCAGGGCGGCGGTGAAGAATTGGGGCAATGGGAAGTGTTTAATGGGCATCGCTTATTCGAGGTTTGTTATCAGGGACCGCTTTTCTTTATCTTGACACATTACTATATCCATAGGTATTTTGACGTCATATATAGGATTTGCATGAAATTACCCAAGCTGACCAGGCTCGAATTAAAGCTCATGGATACCTTCTGGAAGCGCGGAGCCTGTTCCGTCCGCGAGATTCAGGAAGCGTTCCCGGAAAGAACACGACCTGCATACACGACCGTACAGACCACCGTCTACCGTCTCGAAGAAAAGAAGGCGCTCCGCCTGGTGAAGCGAATCGGTAAAGCCAAGGTGTTTGAAGCCGCCATCACCCGTGATCAGGCACAGACCCGCCTGGTCGACGAGTTGCTGAGTCTGTTTGGCGGCCAGGTCAAGCCCGTCATGGCGCGGCTTGTGGAGTCGGGAAAGTTCACCGCGGACGACATCAGGGACGTCGAAGAGATGTTGCGCGAGCATCGCGAACGTGAGCCGGCGAACGCAAGCCTGACAGGGCGCAGAAAGGACAAATCCAAATGATTCCGGGATATCTGTTTCCCCTGGCAAATCATCTGTGGCAATCCACCATCGTTACGGCCGTTGCAGCGCTTCTCGCCTTGGCACTGCGCAGGAATGCGGCCCGAGTGCGGTATTGGCTATGGTTCCTGGCGGCGATGAAGTTTCTGATTCCGTTTTCAATACTGGTGAGCATCGGGCACCAATTTGAATGGCGTACGCCTCCGATCGTGACCCAGGTACCGATTTCGGCCGTCGCGGAAATCGGCATGCCTTTCGATCCCGGTGCAGCCGAATACTTAACGTCATCGAAGATTTCGACGGCGCCCAGAGCGAATGCGCTTTCTATGGTGTTGCTCTCCGTTTGGCTTTTTGGTTTTGCGGTGAGCGTCTGGCTCTGGCTTCGTTCGTGGTTGCGGGTGCGCGCAGCTCTGAACATGGCAACGCCGATTCAGCTGGATCTGCCGATCGGGAACGCGGGAATTCGGACCATGTCGTCGCCGGCCCTGCTGGAGCCGGCGGTATTCGGAATCTTCAGGCCCGTGCTGCTGTTGCCCGAAGGCATTGCAAATAGGATGCCCGCGGAACAGTTGAAGGCTGTCCTGGTCCACGAACTGTGCCACGTCCGGCGCCGCGACAATCTCTCGACAGCAATCTACATGGCCGCAGAAACACTGTTCTGGTTCTATCCGCTGGTGCGGTGGATCGGAGCACACCTGGTCGACGAGCGTGAGCGCGCGTGTGACGAAGAAGTGCTTCGGCTGGGTAGTGAGCCGATCGTTTATGCCGAGGGGATCGTCGGTGTGTGCAAGGGCTATCAAGAGTCGCCGTTACGTTGCGCATCCGGAGTGACAGGGTCGGACCTGAAGCGGCGGATCAGGGCCATCCTCGATGGCGGCGTTGCCGCAAACCTGAGCACTGCGAAGAAAGCAATATTAGTGACGGCAGGGATCACACTCCTCGCAATGCCGGTCGTCGTGGGGTCGATGAAGGCGGGACCAAAACCGTTCACGCCACCATCTTCGCCGACGATCCAGACCGCTGAGTTGGTCACGCCTCAGCCGGCGCAGCCAGCAACGCCCCACTCCTCGCAGGAAATTAAGCCGCAGGCGGACAAGCCCGCAACACCCACGCCCGCAACTACCACCCCGGCACCTGAATTCGAGGAAGCATCCGTCCACCCGTGCGACCCGGACAACGTTCCGGCCGCACCGGAAGGCATGAGAGGCGGCGGCGCAAACAGCTTCCAGATGACGCCGGGACGGACGCACGCCCTTTGCATGACGCTCGCCACGCTCATCCGCACGGCATACGGTTACGGGCCAGCCGACCTGGAATTCCTGCAACCCGGCGGCCGCGGTCGAGGCTTCAATTTCAACAATGTGTATGGCCTTGGCGTCGAGGACGGTGTCCGCGTCCGAGGAGGGCCGGACTGGGTGCGAAAAGACCGATTTTCGATCGAGGCCGTCGCGCAAGGCGCATCCGATCCAGCGACGATGCAGGGACCGATGCTTCGAGCGCTCCTGGAGCGGCGGTTCCAGCTGAAGACGCACACGGAAGGGGAACAGATACCGGCGTTCGCGCTCACTGTCGACCGGCGTGGTCTCAAGATCAAGCCGGCGCAGGAAGGGTCTTGTGAACGGCTACCCGCTCCGACTCCAGGAGTTCCGATGATCCTGCGGCCTCGCAGTTTTGCCGATGTACGGCGCGGCGAGAAACCGACGTGCGGGTTGACCGGCGGGCGCAACGGCCCGAACTCCGTGCTCGTGGGTGGAGGAGTTCCGCTCGGAGCCCTCGCCACATTGCTCGGCGGAAGTCTCGGCGCCGTACAGGTGTTCGACAAGACCGGCGTTACCGCCCAGTTCAATTTCATCCTCGAATTTGCCGTGGACGAAAACGCCCCCGGTGACCCACACATTCGCGCTTCATTAGATACAGAGCCGTCCGACATTCCTCGCGCCGCCACGATCTTCACCGCTCTCGAAGAGCAGCTCGGACTGAAGCTGGAGCCGGCCAAAGCGCCGCGCGAGTTCATCGTGATCGATCACGTGGAAAAACTGTCGCCGAATTAGTGTCGCCGCGCCCCTCCCATCCTAAGTTAGGAGGGGCAGGCGCGAAGCGCGAGCCCGATAGGGCGAAGCTATAAGAGAGATGCCGCGCCGGGGTGGTCCGTTCAAAGCCGCGCAGCCACCTTATAGATATTCGCGAAGCGTTCCTTATCATCGGTGCGCTTCGCGGAAATCTTTAAGGAACGCGCTACGCGCGGACTTTGAACAGACCGCCCCAGCCCTCGCTACGC
The Terriglobia bacterium DNA segment above includes these coding regions:
- a CDS encoding M56 family metallopeptidase, whose protein sequence is MIPGYLFPLANHLWQSTIVTAVAALLALALRRNAARVRYWLWFLAAMKFLIPFSILVSIGHQFEWRTPPIVTQVPISAVAEIGMPFDPGAAEYLTSSKISTAPRANALSMVLLSVWLFGFAVSVWLWLRSWLRVRAALNMATPIQLDLPIGNAGIRTMSSPALLEPAVFGIFRPVLLLPEGIANRMPAEQLKAVLVHELCHVRRRDNLSTAIYMAAETLFWFYPLVRWIGAHLVDERERACDEEVLRLGSEPIVYAEGIVGVCKGYQESPLRCASGVTGSDLKRRIRAILDGGVAANLSTAKKAILVTAGITLLAMPVVVGSMKAGPKPFTPPSSPTIQTAELVTPQPAQPATPHSSQEIKPQADKPATPTPATTTPAPEFEEASVHPCDPDNVPAAPEGMRGGGANSFQMTPGRTHALCMTLATLIRTAYGYGPADLEFLQPGGRGRGFNFNNVYGLGVEDGVRVRGGPDWVRKDRFSIEAVAQGASDPATMQGPMLRALLERRFQLKTHTEGEQIPAFALTVDRRGLKIKPAQEGSCERLPAPTPGVPMILRPRSFADVRRGEKPTCGLTGGRNGPNSVLVGGGVPLGALATLLGGSLGAVQVFDKTGVTAQFNFILEFAVDENAPGDPHIRASLDTEPSDIPRAATIFTALEEQLGLKLEPAKAPREFIVIDHVEKLSPN
- a CDS encoding BlaI/MecI/CopY family transcriptional regulator — protein: MKLPKLTRLELKLMDTFWKRGACSVREIQEAFPERTRPAYTTVQTTVYRLEEKKALRLVKRIGKAKVFEAAITRDQAQTRLVDELLSLFGGQVKPVMARLVESGKFTADDIRDVEEMLREHREREPANASLTGRRKDKSK
- a CDS encoding alcohol dehydrogenase, translated to MAKMRAVQVARAGGPFEMVERDIPQPERRQVRVKVQACGLCHSDALTKEGHWPGVQYPRIPGHEIAGVIDAVGAEVPRWKPGQRVGVGWLGSYCGYCESCRRGSFVTCSNQLISGITMDGGYADYVLVPFEGLALIPDELSPVEAGPLMCAGITTFNSLRNSGARPGDTVAVLGIGGLGHLGVQFAAKMGFRTIAIARGTDKEPLARQLGAHHYIDSQAGDVSEALQKLGGARIVLATATSAEAMAATLGGLSVDGRLIVLGADFKPMSLVTVSLIGRRSGVCGWPSGSSIDSEDAMRFSATTGVRPMTETFPLEKAAEAYDRMMSNKARFRVVLTTGN